From a single Paenibacillus sp. FSL R5-0345 genomic region:
- a CDS encoding MarR family winged helix-turn-helix transcriptional regulator: MNEDKYQNVDGLMEAFQQFARMNWRKTTVWGLKPSEVRMLVSLKLGNEREGKRGQTVSDISKFLKVTSPTVTQMVNSLIAQGYVVRTADTQDRRISEITLTEKGEHLAEMAVTKSRNTFKGMIDYMGKEKTDSLMGLLNEVYDYFEELNDNQPTES; the protein is encoded by the coding sequence ATGAACGAAGATAAATATCAGAATGTTGATGGACTAATGGAAGCTTTCCAGCAATTTGCCAGGATGAATTGGCGTAAAACTACGGTCTGGGGATTGAAGCCAAGTGAAGTTCGGATGTTGGTCTCTTTAAAGCTGGGGAATGAACGGGAAGGAAAGAGGGGCCAGACGGTTTCGGATATTAGCAAATTTCTAAAGGTTACTTCTCCTACGGTTACACAGATGGTCAATAGCCTGATTGCACAAGGATATGTAGTGCGTACTGCCGATACACAGGATCGCCGAATCAGTGAGATCACGCTTACGGAAAAAGGAGAGCATTTGGCCGAAATGGCTGTAACGAAATCCCGAAACACCTTTAAAGGTATGATTGATTATATGGGCAAAGAAAAGACAGATTCGTTAATGGGGCTGTTAAACGAGGTCTACGATTATTTTGAAGAATTGAATGATAATCAACCCACTGAATCCTAA